One Dysosmobacter welbionis DNA segment encodes these proteins:
- a CDS encoding NTF2 fold immunity protein produces the protein MEWPKRARTADWENGVLTLDGEKKFEIPELTLALMERLAGYTLVGFHVKGYPVTDELLAPFAEHKSMVNFGVEDGALTDACFPVFFAMPKLRYLLLDGNAAIHGSGLSALQSCKLDLLTLNRTGLDDAGLLQAASIPKLSHIQIDHTAVTYEGLLAIAGNNRIEPVAHVQFTKEQMEYFSQIQREKGKKPVQLDEQAAVECRRVLSAFFAEMTEWEQYMEQAGFEDAEAVPRLLVIWEKYVSEKPRMGFRPLGLSYSAQGTYKGEQFLDAEQITRNKLYIYTREKNTGFVRRFLMKRVGEGWRIDGVQERLDGWQRIGL, from the coding sequence ATGGAATGGCCGAAACGGGCGCGGACAGCGGACTGGGAAAACGGTGTCCTGACCCTGGATGGAGAGAAGAAGTTTGAGATCCCGGAGCTGACCTTGGCCCTCATGGAACGGCTGGCTGGTTACACCCTGGTAGGCTTCCATGTGAAAGGCTATCCGGTGACGGATGAACTGCTTGCCCCCTTCGCCGAACACAAAAGCATGGTCAACTTCGGCGTGGAAGACGGCGCACTCACTGACGCCTGTTTCCCCGTTTTTTTCGCTATGCCCAAGCTGCGCTATCTGCTGTTGGACGGCAACGCCGCCATCCACGGCAGCGGTCTGTCCGCCCTGCAAAGCTGCAAGCTGGACCTTCTCACCCTCAACCGCACCGGGTTGGACGACGCCGGTTTGCTCCAGGCGGCCTCCATTCCCAAGCTCTCCCACATCCAGATCGACCATACCGCCGTTACATACGAGGGTCTGCTGGCCATCGCCGGCAACAACCGCATCGAGCCGGTGGCCCATGTGCAGTTCACCAAGGAGCAGATGGAATACTTCTCTCAAATCCAGCGGGAAAAGGGCAAAAAGCCCGTCCAGCTGGACGAACAGGCGGCGGTGGAATGCCGCAGGGTGTTGTCTGCCTTCTTTGCTGAAATGACAGAATGGGAGCAGTACATGGAACAGGCCGGGTTTGAAGATGCTGAGGCTGTGCCCCGCCTGCTGGTGATCTGGGAGAAGTATGTGAGCGAAAAGCCCCGTATGGGCTTCCGACCCCTGGGCCTCTCGTACAGCGCCCAGGGCACCTACAAGGGAGAGCAGTTCCTGGACGCGGAGCAGATCACCCGAAACAAGCTCTACATCTACACCAGAGAGAAAAACACCGGCTTTGTCCGCCGCTTCCTCATGAAGCGTGTGGGCGAGGGCTGGAGGATCGACGGGGTGCAGGAGCGACTGGACGGCTGGCAGAGAATAGGACTATAA
- a CDS encoding DUF4241 domain-containing protein, translated as MSDWAQIISDALDILKFDGAVQDTLAELRRKWSGQIPALLEERFDTLGIQYMKLPHEMGVAALGQELSTFGWALYDLDEEDEYLFVLIPAEERSGWERYCKKQGQYCHLMKQQGRKWGDHAKEQDPGKLMPCEEYILQDEYDYFFNSLAGDFAAGEWKSSHSEEWKYGCVADLRCRPPKVTRSKSLYQFGHLAYSDQAGVYAASGASASGQIGKVLLGKNPSTLNFFEPSPIGYEGAPHSLRWVGNSLWVGDPTNATRIELTDRGTCQDVKNWPLPEDGWSTKYHCGIVTDGLGRVYFSNEWYKGQIYRWENGKVTKHTFSLDGYDHLSEAVPVPGTNCIYMIHSVSGKWRMEECLLELDMDTGRCRIAPLPGLGEELKLRWFTGDWLLVQGNGEILSDDFAQLINMNTREVLRIRPGMFGGEKMQHIGILTDGTVVIVTRRDRVGPVFRYPIDFWGFLRTANKPKKLEPWREYKEVYPNLPIFLAGEEPEPPKDGANSISDTESLLLRPQFDRLSPEEKRPIMERLAAQYRLDFVRMEHFGRWGQHCTTGIFKKDGREFVFVPGDTVILGWEQFAAGLNQESREELEYLFREWEMERDPTELIGESMAPVRRAAIGPMLVGRELEEINWEPVKLDDPRLRPEWLEDFRQFALTDRNSLTLVGRARFERDGDSWQASLYHEVDYPDFQNRLQKQGFSLPTADEWAYLCGGGCRTLFPWGDGLDYSMRLHWFEDMDEDENRPYDMEEPNFFGLSIAYDPYMREVVQADRLTTCGGDGGCNICGGLGPFLGFLPCSPHCKPEVQEDNALNGNYDFYRPIVRIPLEKKGEIEMPATQWLNKYESIKDKLACKTDLDAHFTEKVIGNREVDVLDIGAVHFPSGTIFACDPLVELEDTPPFIQTIPAGTYPVKICVVPSEKYGDRYACVKVEVSREKPVRYELGMTGKEDLDEELDEDGYFGFGVDAGMGCVADIQTQAAFKTYWAKRLEEDPDIDPYNDLFCDLLEENAKACPKYQLSHGDWLNWTVPDTDCNLPIFASGWGDGYYPVYFGYDAKGEVCAVYVRFIDIEASYQEQA; from the coding sequence ATGTCAGACTGGGCACAAATTATATCCGATGCGCTGGACATTCTGAAATTTGACGGAGCCGTACAGGACACGCTGGCGGAGCTTCGGCGGAAATGGAGCGGGCAGATCCCGGCGCTGCTGGAGGAACGCTTTGATACGCTCGGCATTCAGTATATGAAATTACCCCACGAAATGGGCGTGGCTGCGCTGGGACAGGAGCTGTCCACTTTCGGCTGGGCGCTGTATGACCTGGACGAGGAGGACGAGTATCTGTTTGTCCTAATTCCAGCGGAAGAACGCAGCGGATGGGAACGCTACTGCAAAAAGCAGGGGCAATATTGTCACCTGATGAAACAGCAAGGACGAAAATGGGGCGACCATGCCAAGGAGCAGGACCCTGGGAAGCTGATGCCTTGCGAGGAATACATACTCCAAGATGAGTACGATTATTTCTTCAACTCTCTGGCAGGAGACTTTGCAGCGGGAGAATGGAAAAGCAGCCATTCGGAGGAATGGAAATACGGCTGTGTGGCAGATCTGCGCTGCCGCCCGCCAAAAGTGACCCGCTCCAAGAGCCTGTACCAGTTCGGGCACCTCGCCTATTCGGATCAAGCCGGAGTGTATGCCGCCTCCGGAGCCTCTGCAAGCGGGCAGATCGGAAAGGTGTTGCTTGGCAAAAACCCCAGTACACTTAATTTTTTTGAGCCTTCTCCCATCGGATACGAGGGGGCGCCCCATTCTCTCCGGTGGGTGGGAAACTCCCTCTGGGTGGGCGATCCCACCAATGCCACACGGATTGAACTCACCGACCGGGGCACCTGTCAGGATGTGAAAAACTGGCCCCTGCCGGAAGATGGATGGAGCACCAAATACCATTGTGGCATCGTGACAGACGGGCTGGGCCGGGTCTACTTTTCCAACGAGTGGTACAAGGGACAGATCTACCGCTGGGAAAACGGCAAGGTAACAAAACACACCTTCTCTCTGGATGGATACGACCATCTCTCCGAGGCCGTTCCCGTTCCCGGCACCAACTGTATCTATATGATACACTCTGTCAGTGGCAAGTGGCGGATGGAAGAATGCCTGCTGGAACTGGACATGGACACCGGGCGGTGTCGCATCGCCCCTCTGCCCGGCCTGGGCGAGGAGCTGAAACTTCGCTGGTTTACCGGGGACTGGTTGCTGGTGCAGGGAAACGGCGAAATCCTCTCCGATGACTTTGCCCAGCTCATCAACATGAACACCCGTGAAGTGCTGCGTATCCGTCCGGGAATGTTCGGCGGGGAGAAAATGCAGCACATTGGAATACTCACCGATGGCACAGTGGTCATCGTCACCCGGCGGGATAGGGTCGGGCCGGTGTTTCGTTATCCCATCGACTTCTGGGGTTTTCTTCGGACGGCAAACAAGCCCAAAAAGCTAGAACCTTGGCGAGAGTACAAAGAAGTGTACCCGAATCTGCCCATCTTTCTTGCGGGCGAAGAACCAGAGCCGCCGAAGGATGGCGCAAACAGCATTTCCGATACCGAAAGCCTCCTGCTTCGCCCTCAGTTTGACCGACTCTCCCCGGAGGAAAAGCGGCCCATAATGGAGCGGCTGGCAGCACAGTATCGCCTGGATTTTGTGCGGATGGAGCACTTTGGCCGCTGGGGACAGCACTGCACCACCGGAATCTTCAAAAAAGATGGCCGGGAGTTCGTCTTTGTCCCCGGCGATACCGTCATACTGGGCTGGGAACAGTTTGCCGCAGGACTGAATCAGGAAAGCCGCGAGGAATTGGAGTACCTGTTCCGGGAATGGGAAATGGAGCGAGACCCGACAGAACTCATTGGAGAGAGCATGGCCCCTGTCCGGCGGGCGGCCATCGGCCCCATGCTGGTGGGCCGGGAGCTGGAGGAGATCAACTGGGAGCCGGTCAAGCTGGATGACCCACGGCTGCGCCCGGAATGGTTGGAAGATTTTCGCCAATTCGCTTTGACTGACAGGAACAGTCTTACTCTGGTAGGCCGTGCCCGTTTCGAGCGGGATGGCGACAGCTGGCAGGCAAGCCTCTATCACGAGGTAGACTATCCGGACTTTCAAAACCGGCTGCAAAAACAGGGTTTCTCCCTGCCCACGGCGGACGAGTGGGCCTACCTGTGTGGCGGCGGATGTCGGACCCTGTTTCCATGGGGAGATGGGTTAGACTACTCCATGCGTCTGCACTGGTTTGAGGACATGGATGAGGATGAGAACCGGCCCTATGACATGGAGGAACCCAACTTCTTCGGCCTGTCCATCGCCTACGATCCCTATATGCGGGAAGTGGTACAGGCTGACAGGCTCACCACCTGCGGCGGCGACGGCGGGTGCAATATCTGCGGCGGGCTGGGACCGTTCCTTGGTTTCCTGCCCTGCTCGCCCCACTGCAAGCCGGAAGTGCAGGAGGATAATGCACTGAACGGCAACTATGACTTTTACCGGCCCATCGTCCGGATACCGCTGGAAAAGAAAGGAGAAATCGAAATGCCTGCAACACAATGGCTGAACAAATATGAATCCATCAAAGACAAACTGGCCTGCAAAACAGACCTGGACGCTCATTTCACAGAGAAAGTGATTGGGAATAGGGAAGTGGATGTGCTGGACATCGGCGCCGTCCATTTTCCCAGCGGAACGATCTTTGCCTGCGATCCGCTGGTGGAGCTGGAGGATACACCGCCCTTTATACAGACGATCCCTGCCGGAACTTATCCCGTGAAGATCTGCGTGGTGCCCAGTGAAAAATACGGCGACCGCTACGCCTGCGTCAAGGTGGAGGTCAGCCGGGAAAAGCCTGTCCGCTATGAGTTGGGGATGACGGGCAAAGAGGATCTGGACGAGGAACTGGATGAGGACGGTTATTTTGGCTTTGGCGTAGACGCCGGGATGGGCTGTGTTGCGGACATCCAGACCCAGGCGGCCTTCAAAACATACTGGGCCAAGCGGCTGGAGGAAGACCCGGACATTGATCCGTACAACGACCTGTTCTGTGACTTGCTGGAGGAAAACGCCAAAGCCTGTCCCAAATATCAGTTGAGCCACGGCGACTGGCTCAACTGGACGGTGCCGGACACGGACTGCAATCTGCCTATCTTCGCTTCCGGCTGGGGTGACGGCTACTATCCCGTCTACTTCGGCTATGACGCAAAGGGAGAAGTCTGCGCCGTGTACGTGCGCTTCATCGACATTGAAGCCAGCTACCAGGAACAGGCGTAA
- a CDS encoding SUKH-3 domain-containing protein — MIKERIPISGDLKSKVKQLMEYAGWQEGRKVDISIAEQYYADHGVPMMKTTQRFYRKYFGLCCEWYLEQRKLNWAADFQFALFPYLVNGIKNHLEEAYFRDMSGCELAEIEQAAGEKCQPIGHIGYYYPAEVWISECGKLYAKYEYQDEIECFPDVFALIERELRQCKLDSAAMKPVEALDGKL; from the coding sequence ATGATTAAAGAACGCATCCCCATCTCCGGCGACCTCAAAAGCAAGGTCAAGCAGCTGATGGAGTACGCCGGATGGCAGGAAGGGCGAAAAGTGGACATCTCCATTGCGGAGCAGTATTACGCCGACCACGGCGTCCCGATGATGAAGACAACCCAGCGGTTTTACCGTAAATATTTCGGCCTGTGCTGTGAGTGGTACCTGGAGCAGAGAAAACTGAACTGGGCGGCTGATTTTCAATTCGCTTTGTTTCCTTACTTGGTCAACGGAATCAAAAACCATTTGGAAGAAGCCTATTTTCGGGATATGTCCGGCTGTGAACTGGCAGAGATCGAACAGGCGGCCGGTGAAAAATGTCAGCCCATCGGTCATATCGGCTACTACTACCCGGCAGAGGTTTGGATTTCCGAGTGCGGGAAACTGTATGCGAAATATGAATATCAGGATGAGATTGAGTGCTTTCCGGATGTGTTTGCCCTGATTGAGCGGGAACTGCGGCAGTGCAAATTGGATTCCGCTGCCATGAAACCTGTGGAGGCACTGGATGGAAAACTTTGA